In Spea bombifrons isolate aSpeBom1 chromosome 12, aSpeBom1.2.pri, whole genome shotgun sequence, the following proteins share a genomic window:
- the NR1H2 gene encoding oxysterols receptor LXR-beta, which produces MSAAAVNGSDVSLDSESFHSVDTILLDATTTNAKLLIKEERSDSRGSSSVPNENETLGTDGEGSTHSAAEEPERKRKKGPAPKMLGNEVCSVCGDKASGFHYNVLSCEGCKGFFRRSVIKNAKYTCKNNGKCQMDMYMRRKCQECRLRKCREAGMREQCVLSEEQIRSKKIRKQQQDEDVVRSSAVLVPPSPCMLTPDIVQLTPQQEEMIQQLVSAQQQCNKRSFSDQPKVTPWPLGSDPNSREARQQRFAHFTELAIISVQEIVDFAKQVPGFLELSREDQIALLKASTIEIMLLETARRYNHETECITFLKDFTYSKDDFHRAGLQVEFINPIFEFSRGMRQMQLDDAEYALLIAINIFSADRPNVQNHQLVENLQLPYVEALHSYTRIKRPQDHLMFPRMLMKLVSLRTLSSVHSEQVFALRLQDKKLPPLLSEIWDVHE; this is translated from the exons ATGTCAGCAGCGGCTGTCAATGGCTCTGATGTTTCACTTG ACAGTGAGTCTTTCCACTCTGTGGACACAATTCTGTTGGACGCCACCACCACCAACGCAAAGCTGCTTATAAAAGAGGAGAGATCTGATTCTCGAGGGAGTTCTTCGGTACCCAATGAAAATGAGACCCTGGGGACGGATGGCGAAGGCTCCACCCACAGCGCCG CAGAGGAGCCGGAGCGGAAAAGAAAGAAGGGTCCCGCGCCGAAGATGCTGGGGAATGAAGTCTGCAGCGTGTGCGGGGACAAGGCCTCTGGATTTCACTATAACGTGCTGAGCTGCGAGGGCTGTAAAGGCTTCTTCCGGAGGAGCGTCATCAAAAATGCAAAGTACACCTGCAAAAACAACGGCAAGTGCCAGATGGACATGTACATGCGGCGAAAGTGCCAGGAGTGCCGGCTGCGGAAATGCCGGGAGGCAGGCATGCGGGAACAGT GCGTTCTTTCGGAAGAACAGATCCGCAGCAAGAAAATCAGGAAGCAGCAGCAGGATGAGGATGTGGTCCGCTCGTCGGCGGTGTTGGTCCCGCCGAGTCCTTGCATGCTGACCCCGGACATTGTCCAGCTCACTCCGCAACAGGAAGAGATGATCCAACAGCTGGTGTCGGCGCAGCAACAATGCAATAAGAGGTCCTTTAGCGATCAGCCCAAAGTAACG cCGTGGCCCCTCGGCAGCGACCCGAACAGCAGAGAAGCCCGCCAACAGCGCTTCGCTCATTTTACCGAGCTCGCCATCATTTCGGTGCAGGAAATTGTGGATTTTGCCAAACAAGTCCCCGGCTTCCTGGAGCTGTCCAGGGAGGACCAGATAGCTCTGCTAAAAGCCTCCACTATAGAG ATCATGCTGCTCGAGACGGCCAGGCGCTACAATCACGAAACCGAATGTATAACCTTCCTCAAGGACTTCACCTACAGCAAGGATGATTTCCATAGAGCAG GTTTGCAGGTAGAGTTTATAAACCCCATTTTCGAGTTTTCTCGAGGCATGAGGCAGATGCAGCTGGACGACGCAGAGTACGCCCTTCTCATAGCGATCAACATCTTCTCCGCGGACCGGCCGAACGTCCAGAATCATCAGCTGGTGGAGAACCTGCAGCTGCCGTACGTCGAGGCGCTGCACTCCTACACTCGCATAAAGCGACCTCAG GACCATCTGATGTTTCCTCGAATGCTGATGAAGCTGGTCAGCCTCCGGACACTAAGCAGCGTGCACTCGGAGCAAGTCTTTGCTCTCCGCCTTCAGGACAAGAAGCTGCCACCTTTGCTGTCGGAGATCTGGGACGTTCACGAGTAA